One Endozoicomonas gorgoniicola DNA window includes the following coding sequences:
- the birA gene encoding bifunctional biotin--[acetyl-CoA-carboxylase] ligase/biotin operon repressor BirA translates to MEKLLNLLADGHFHSGEELGETLGVSRAAVWKKLKALEELGLSLDSVRGKGYRLGNGIELLDRKKIEAGLDESLRHAIENHAVTLHTRFSTGSTNDLVKDLSDGQPGAMTFCLAEHQTSGRGRRGRTWVSPFGSTISMSANWRVSEGTASLEGLSLAVGLAVLKALEANGARNLELKWPNDVLWQGKKLSGILLEVHGDPTGECDVIIGIGINIKLSEEQRKGIGQPAVDLHQVCGKAVSRNAVVAQLINTLSHMLEGFSHGGFALYKDQWSEYNAFRGQVVTIEAAGRKEKGLNAGVNEQGGLLIKTETGIKVFSGGEVSLRKS, encoded by the coding sequence ATGGAAAAGTTACTGAACCTGTTGGCTGATGGTCACTTCCACTCCGGGGAAGAGCTGGGGGAAACTCTGGGAGTTAGTCGGGCTGCTGTCTGGAAAAAACTTAAAGCACTTGAAGAGCTGGGTCTGTCGCTGGACTCCGTTCGGGGCAAAGGCTATCGCCTTGGAAACGGAATAGAATTGCTTGACCGGAAAAAGATTGAGGCAGGGTTGGATGAATCGCTGCGTCATGCAATAGAGAATCATGCAGTAACGCTGCACACCCGCTTCAGCACCGGCTCTACCAATGATCTCGTTAAAGACCTGAGCGATGGTCAACCTGGCGCCATGACATTTTGTTTGGCTGAGCATCAAACCAGTGGTCGGGGCAGACGAGGCAGAACCTGGGTCAGCCCTTTTGGCTCGACCATTTCCATGTCTGCAAACTGGAGAGTCAGTGAAGGTACTGCTTCACTGGAAGGTCTGAGTCTTGCCGTCGGGCTGGCTGTACTAAAAGCTCTGGAGGCTAATGGTGCAAGAAACCTTGAGTTGAAATGGCCAAACGATGTGTTGTGGCAAGGAAAAAAACTCAGCGGTATATTGCTTGAGGTGCATGGCGACCCTACAGGGGAATGCGATGTCATTATTGGTATTGGTATCAATATAAAGCTCAGTGAAGAACAGAGGAAAGGGATCGGACAGCCTGCTGTCGACCTTCACCAGGTTTGTGGTAAAGCTGTCAGCCGTAATGCAGTGGTAGCGCAGCTTATCAATACGCTCAGCCACATGCTCGAAGGGTTTTCGCATGGCGGCTTTGCTTTATATAAAGACCAGTGGAGTGAATACAACGCTTTCAGGGGGCAGGTAGTGACTATCGAAGCAGCAGGCCGAAAGGAAAAGGGTCTTAATGCCGGGGTTAATGAGCAGGGTGGTTTGCTGATAAAAACGGAAACAGGTATCAAAGTGTTTAGCGGTGGCGAAGTTTCGTTGAGGAAATCATGA
- a CDS encoding type III pantothenate kinase, with translation MRTLQFDAGNTRLKWLLRENGQPASSGFFCNTEDWDTVLPCFLDTVGKLDQVSISIVSADERFEQIKKHVLATQAVPLYKAAAKKVSAGVTLSYDEPEKLGVDRWLAMLAAHATNTQEIKIVVDCGTAITIDVLDKTGVHLGGYIVPGISLMKKTLASNTAKLRYVESTDNSDLAPGRNTADCIHHGALVMLLALVDRVVAQYPGSRVILSGGDGEQLEELIAVYKEGRVSLMPDLIMDGLEIAVREDRKGCAG, from the coding sequence ATGAGAACCCTTCAGTTCGACGCGGGCAATACCCGCTTAAAATGGTTACTGCGGGAAAATGGCCAGCCAGCCAGCTCTGGCTTTTTCTGTAACACAGAGGACTGGGATACAGTGCTTCCCTGTTTTCTTGATACGGTTGGCAAGCTGGATCAGGTAAGCATCTCTATTGTGTCTGCTGATGAACGGTTTGAGCAGATTAAAAAGCATGTTCTTGCGACGCAGGCTGTACCTTTATATAAAGCAGCAGCAAAAAAAGTGTCGGCTGGTGTAACGTTGTCCTATGACGAACCGGAAAAACTGGGGGTGGATCGCTGGCTGGCCATGCTGGCAGCTCATGCGACTAACACTCAGGAGATTAAAATCGTTGTCGATTGCGGCACAGCCATCACAATTGATGTGCTGGATAAAACCGGGGTTCATCTGGGTGGGTATATAGTTCCGGGTATTAGCCTTATGAAAAAAACACTGGCGTCTAATACGGCAAAGCTCAGGTATGTTGAATCAACCGATAACAGTGACCTTGCCCCGGGCAGAAACACTGCCGACTGTATTCATCATGGTGCGTTGGTTATGTTGCTGGCGCTGGTTGATCGGGTGGTCGCTCAATACCCGGGTTCCCGTGTCATTCTCTCCGGAGGAGACGGGGAGCAGCTTGAAGAGTTAATCGCTGTCTATAAAGAAGGAAGGGTGAGTTTAATGCCTGACCTGATAATGGATGGTCTGGAAATAGCAGTCAGGGAAGATCGAAAAGGATGCGCTGGATAA
- a CDS encoding SPOR domain-containing protein, which translates to MRWIILLLLIMNTGYFAWGTYQQSQSRYVKPVVSEPEKPQGKRLVLWSESGKNLPKSDLLPEPVERNGHSEPEIARNDQCLVVGPFDSSAKADEMQQRLFSLGVASRERSDNEAGSYDHWVHIPPLADREAAIRLLRELQGQGIDSFVITQGELANGISLGLFSKEASANKVSSRLLQAGYETRIKRLARQPQIYWLELSAKQADKVTDDMWENFANEYNGLKVLEKSCKGIASEPSIH; encoded by the coding sequence ATGCGCTGGATAATATTGTTGCTGCTAATAATGAATACAGGCTACTTTGCCTGGGGAACCTATCAGCAGTCACAGAGCCGTTATGTAAAGCCCGTGGTGTCAGAGCCTGAGAAGCCGCAGGGAAAACGACTGGTTCTCTGGTCGGAAAGTGGTAAGAATCTTCCTAAATCAGATCTTCTGCCTGAGCCCGTAGAACGAAATGGACATTCTGAGCCAGAGATTGCCCGGAATGATCAATGCCTTGTTGTGGGTCCCTTCGATTCATCCGCTAAGGCCGACGAAATGCAACAGCGCCTCTTTTCACTGGGGGTGGCCAGCAGAGAACGATCTGACAATGAAGCAGGCAGCTATGACCACTGGGTACATATTCCACCGCTTGCTGACAGGGAGGCTGCTATCCGGCTTTTGCGGGAACTTCAGGGTCAGGGTATTGATAGCTTTGTTATTACACAGGGAGAGTTGGCAAACGGAATATCGCTGGGGCTTTTCAGTAAAGAAGCTTCGGCTAATAAAGTCAGCAGTCGTTTATTGCAGGCAGGCTATGAAACCCGGATCAAGCGTCTGGCAAGACAACCGCAAATCTACTGGCTGGAGCTGTCAGCCAAACAGGCTGATAAAGTAACAGACGACATGTGGGAAAATTTTGCGAATGAATACAACGGCCTGAAAGTATTAGAAAAAAGCTGCAAAGGGATTGCATCCGAACCATCAATTCACTAA